CGTGGAGGCTGCCCGGCTCGGGGTCCGGCTGTTCAACGTCCACGCCTCAGGAGGCCCGGAGATGATGCGGCAGACCGCGGCAGCGGTGGAGAAGGTCTGCGGGGAGGAAGGCTTGCGGCGCCCCTCGGTGCTGGGCGTCACGGTCCTTACGAGCCTCGACGACTCGGACCTCGAGACGCTGGGGATTCAGGGAGGCGTGCGCGCCCAGGTCTTGCGGCTGGCGGGGATGGTTCAGGAGGCTGGCCTCGCAGGGGTGGTCTGCTCCGCCCAGGAGGCTTCGGACATCCGGCGCTCTTGCGGCGAAGCCTTCCTGCTGGTGACGCCGGGCATTCGCCCCGCGGGCCGGCAGGCGGGCGATCAGAAGCGGATCATGACCCCCGGGGACGCGCTGCGCGCCGGCATCGACTACATCGTGGTGGGCCGGCCCATCACCGGGGCGGACGACCCGGCGGCGGCGGCGCG
This Deltaproteobacteria bacterium DNA region includes the following protein-coding sequences:
- the pyrF gene encoding orotidine-5'-phosphate decarboxylase, producing MTADGFGVKERLIVALDLADPEKAWSLATLLAPEVGMFKVGKQLYVSAGPDIVRTIHELGGEVFLDLKFHDISNTVAAAAVEAARLGVRLFNVHASGGPEMMRQTAAAVEKVCGEEGLRRPSVLGVTVLTSLDDSDLETLGIQGGVRAQVLRLAGMVQEAGLAGVVCSAQEASDIRRSCGEAFLLVTPGIRPAGRQAGDQKRIMTPGDALRAGIDYIVVGRPITGADDPAAAARAVVAEMAEAAG